One window of the Burkholderia ubonensis subsp. mesacidophila genome contains the following:
- a CDS encoding LysR substrate-binding domain-containing protein — MKKLDLDVLEMLVAIADTGSFARGAESVHRSPSAVSMQIKALEEALGKPLFVRSTRNVTITAEGKTLLDYGRRMLAMRDEAWASVVRPEMKGRVTIGVPDDYASSLLPQVLGKFAAAHPRVEIRVIGMPSSALVPLLKDNTLDLACITKTRGVAGEFIRFEPMVWAGSPTRKVWKERPLPIAVFAHGSTARAHAISALQRENIKYRMSYESPSLMGLISMVEAGLAIAPLAKCSVPGHLVQLSQNEGLPPLDDLEVVLARSARSGRPPCDFLAGQILAELRV; from the coding sequence ATGAAGAAGCTCGATCTGGACGTACTCGAGATGCTCGTGGCGATTGCCGATACGGGATCGTTTGCGCGAGGTGCGGAGTCCGTGCATCGGTCGCCGTCGGCGGTCAGCATGCAAATCAAGGCGCTTGAAGAAGCGCTGGGAAAACCGCTTTTCGTGCGAAGCACCCGTAACGTGACGATTACCGCGGAAGGCAAGACGCTCCTGGACTATGGCCGTCGCATGCTTGCGATGCGGGATGAGGCATGGGCGTCGGTCGTTCGTCCCGAGATGAAGGGCCGCGTCACCATCGGCGTTCCCGATGACTACGCGTCGTCGCTGCTGCCACAGGTTCTGGGAAAGTTCGCGGCGGCGCATCCGCGTGTCGAAATTCGGGTCATCGGCATGCCCAGCAGCGCGCTCGTGCCATTGCTCAAGGACAACACGCTGGACCTCGCCTGCATCACGAAAACGCGGGGCGTCGCGGGCGAATTCATCCGGTTCGAGCCGATGGTGTGGGCAGGGTCGCCCACAAGAAAGGTGTGGAAGGAGCGCCCGCTTCCGATCGCCGTTTTTGCGCATGGCAGTACGGCGCGTGCCCATGCCATCAGCGCGCTGCAGCGGGAAAACATCAAATATCGGATGTCCTACGAAAGCCCGAGCCTGATGGGCCTGATCAGCATGGTCGAAGCAGGGCTCGCGATAGCGCCCCTCGCAAAATGCAGCGTGCCGGGGCACCTCGTTCAGCTATCGCAGAACGAAGGGTTGCCGCCGCTGGATGACCTCGAGGTCGTCCTTGCCCGCAGTGCCCGGTCCGGCCGGCCGCCCTGTGATTTTCTCGCTGGGCAGATTCTGGCTGAACTGAGGGTTTGA
- a CDS encoding LysE family translocator produces MHGTASLYGFLTVAGMLAVTPGPNMVYVMSRSIAQGRTAGLISLAGVMLGYLFYMFGAAFGITAFFLSVPYAGSVLGAVGAVYLFYLAWQAVKPGGRSPLEVRDLPREQPRRLFAMGATTSLLNPKLAMIFLSLLPQFINHQDGSVLRQSLVLGSSLIVAFASVNGFVAVCSGGMAAFLASRPGLLLVQRWAMGVMLVALGAHMTADALKAGGIY; encoded by the coding sequence ATGCACGGTACGGCATCGCTTTACGGATTTCTGACGGTCGCCGGAATGCTTGCCGTGACACCGGGCCCGAACATGGTCTACGTGATGTCGCGCTCGATTGCCCAAGGGCGCACGGCCGGGCTCATTTCGCTTGCGGGCGTCATGCTCGGATACCTCTTCTACATGTTCGGCGCAGCGTTCGGCATCACGGCATTTTTCTTGAGCGTGCCTTATGCAGGCAGTGTCCTGGGCGCGGTGGGCGCCGTGTATCTGTTCTATCTGGCGTGGCAGGCCGTGAAGCCTGGCGGCCGTTCTCCGCTGGAGGTTCGCGATCTGCCACGGGAACAGCCTCGCCGGCTCTTCGCGATGGGCGCCACGACGAGTCTGTTGAACCCGAAGCTCGCGATGATCTTCCTGTCACTCCTGCCGCAATTCATCAACCATCAGGACGGCAGCGTTCTCAGGCAGTCGCTCGTGCTCGGTTCGTCGTTGATTGTCGCGTTCGCATCGGTCAACGGCTTCGTGGCAGTCTGCTCCGGCGGCATGGCGGCGTTCCTCGCCAGCCGCCCGGGACTCCTGCTGGTTCAACGCTGGGCGATGGGCGTGATGCTGGTTGCGCTTGGCGCACACATGACCGCGGATGCATTGAAGGCGGGAGGCATCTACTGA